A genome region from Crossiella equi includes the following:
- a CDS encoding Crp/Fnr family transcriptional regulator has protein sequence MAREDAVRAMLRRNGRVRDFHRQQTLLSAGAESDEVLLIESGQVKVLLSGGNGTELIAGFYGPGELIGELGVMYAEPRSATVIAHTAGSAVHVPRATFLSLIRTNQEILLLVNSTLQQRLRSADNRGLAVAFQDVPTRVARQLLHWAKLRGEHTDQGVVIRGMSQKELAQSVGASAKTVDAALKRLRAERLVETGRLRYLLPDPRRLAEHA, from the coding sequence ATGGCGAGGGAGGACGCGGTCCGCGCGATGCTGCGCCGGAACGGCAGAGTCAGGGACTTCCACCGACAACAGACGCTGCTGTCCGCGGGAGCCGAGAGCGACGAGGTGCTGCTCATCGAGTCCGGCCAGGTCAAGGTGCTGCTGTCGGGGGGCAACGGCACCGAGCTGATCGCGGGCTTCTACGGTCCGGGCGAGCTCATCGGCGAGCTGGGCGTGATGTACGCCGAACCGCGCAGCGCCACGGTCATCGCGCACACCGCGGGCAGCGCCGTGCACGTGCCCCGGGCGACGTTCCTCTCCCTGATCCGCACGAACCAGGAGATCCTGCTCCTGGTGAACTCGACGTTGCAGCAACGCCTGCGCAGCGCGGACAACCGGGGTCTGGCGGTGGCCTTCCAGGACGTGCCGACCCGGGTGGCCCGCCAGCTGCTGCACTGGGCGAAGCTGCGCGGCGAGCACACCGACCAGGGCGTGGTGATCCGCGGCATGAGCCAGAAGGAACTGGCCCAGTCCGTGGGCGCCTCGGCCAAGACCGTGGACGCCGCCCTCAAGCGCTTGCGCGCGGAACGCCTGGTGGAGACGGGCAGGCTGCGCTACCTGCTGCCGGATCCGCGACGGCTCGCCGAACACGCCTGA
- a CDS encoding TetR/AcrR family transcriptional regulator has protein sequence MPKQVDHEERRQHIAGALWRIVSRHGMEAVSLRDVAAEAGVSMGSVQHYFRSKDRMLEFALEFSSQKVGERVRARLAREWADGEPAPWVVLRATLLETLPLDEQARTGRLVANAYFMRAVHEPAMRSIYLEGQPKLFAFFADMIRKGRELGVTAPGTDPDREAVLLWGMTDSLGSDMLLGRSSAAESVELLDYYLRRLFPGVAESDWPPAEISTPGSTPEPTNSTP, from the coding sequence GTGCCCAAGCAGGTTGACCACGAGGAACGCCGTCAGCACATCGCCGGTGCGCTGTGGCGCATCGTCTCCAGGCACGGCATGGAGGCGGTGAGCCTGCGGGACGTGGCCGCCGAGGCCGGGGTGTCCATGGGCTCGGTGCAGCACTACTTCCGCAGCAAGGACCGCATGCTGGAGTTCGCCCTGGAGTTCAGCAGCCAGAAGGTCGGCGAGCGGGTGCGCGCCCGGCTGGCCCGCGAGTGGGCCGACGGCGAGCCCGCGCCCTGGGTGGTGCTGCGCGCCACGCTGTTGGAGACCCTGCCGCTCGACGAGCAGGCCCGCACCGGACGGCTGGTGGCCAATGCCTACTTCATGCGCGCGGTGCACGAGCCCGCGATGCGCAGCATCTACCTGGAGGGCCAGCCGAAGCTGTTCGCCTTCTTCGCCGACATGATCCGCAAGGGCCGGGAGCTGGGTGTCACCGCACCGGGCACCGATCCCGACCGGGAGGCCGTGCTGCTGTGGGGCATGACCGACTCGCTGGGCTCGGACATGCTGCTGGGCCGGTCCTCCGCGGCGGAGTCGGTCGAACTGCTCGACTACTACCTGCGCAGGCTCTTCCCCGGGGTAGCCGAGTCGGACTGGCCGCCCGCCGAGATCTCCACCCCCGGCTCCACCCCTGAGCCCACGAACTCCACCCCCTGA
- a CDS encoding response regulator transcription factor — protein MRLILAEDSILLREGLIRLLVEEGHEVVAAVGTGEELLAAVAAEQPEVCVVDVRMPPTHTSEGVRAALRIREHWPEVGVLMLSQYVEQRYATQLLAAGSRGIGYLLKDRVTQVDTFLDALAKIATGGAVFDPEVVSQLLSRTTHTDPLTTLTPREHDVLRHMAEGHTNAGIGKTLHISQSAVEKHINAIFDKLALTPITGYNRRTLAILRYLGS, from the coding sequence ATGCGCCTGATCCTCGCCGAGGACTCGATCCTGTTGCGCGAAGGCCTCATCCGGCTCCTCGTCGAGGAGGGCCACGAGGTCGTCGCCGCCGTCGGAACCGGTGAGGAACTGCTGGCCGCGGTGGCGGCAGAACAGCCCGAGGTGTGCGTGGTGGACGTCCGCATGCCCCCAACCCACACCTCCGAGGGCGTGCGGGCGGCATTGCGGATCCGGGAACACTGGCCCGAGGTCGGGGTCTTGATGCTGTCGCAGTACGTCGAACAGCGCTACGCGACCCAACTGCTCGCCGCAGGCAGCCGCGGCATCGGATACCTGCTCAAGGACCGCGTGACCCAAGTGGACACATTCCTCGACGCCCTGGCCAAAATCGCCACCGGCGGCGCGGTCTTCGACCCCGAAGTGGTGAGCCAGCTCCTCTCCCGCACCACCCACACCGACCCCCTCACCACCCTGACCCCCCGCGAACACGACGTCCTCCGCCACATGGCCGAAGGCCACACGAACGCGGGCATCGGCAAAACCCTGCACATCTCCCAAAGCGCGGTCGAAAAACACATCAACGCGATCTTCGACAAACTCGCCCTGACCCCCATCACCGGCTACAACCGCCGCACCCTGGCCATCCTCCGCTACCTGGGCAGCTGA
- a CDS encoding response regulator has protein sequence MREGLVALLGLVEDIEVVGDAGDGAAALELLASTPADIVLMDLRMPVLDGVEATRQVTERFPGVGVLVLTTYADDESITDALRAGARGYLTKEAGRAEIASAIRSAAAGQATFAPTVAGRLVAALTRQDTPRARRPTDGLTAREAEVLTLIAGGRSNPEIAAALFISEATVKTHINNAFAKIGARNRADATRYAYRTGLAEP, from the coding sequence ATGCGCGAGGGCCTGGTCGCCCTGCTCGGGCTGGTCGAGGACATCGAGGTGGTGGGCGACGCCGGGGACGGCGCGGCCGCGCTGGAGCTGCTGGCGAGCACGCCCGCCGACATCGTGCTGATGGACCTGCGCATGCCGGTGCTGGACGGCGTCGAGGCCACCCGGCAGGTCACCGAGCGCTTCCCCGGGGTGGGCGTGCTCGTGCTGACCACCTACGCCGACGACGAGTCGATCACCGACGCGCTGCGCGCGGGCGCCCGGGGCTACCTGACCAAGGAGGCCGGGCGCGCCGAGATCGCCTCGGCCATCCGCAGCGCCGCGGCCGGTCAGGCCACGTTCGCCCCGACCGTGGCCGGCCGGCTGGTGGCCGCGCTGACCAGGCAGGACACCCCCAGGGCACGCCGTCCGACGGACGGGCTGACCGCGCGTGAGGCCGAGGTGCTCACGCTGATCGCGGGCGGGCGCAGCAACCCGGAGATCGCCGCCGCGCTGTTCATCAGCGAGGCCACGGTGAAGACCCACATCAACAACGCCTTCGCCAAGATCGGGGCACGCAACCGCGCCGACGCCACCCGGTACGCCTACCGGACCGGCCTCGCGGAGCCGTAG
- a CDS encoding sensor histidine kinase, giving the protein MPPPPLLRESLLGLAGLALGALTALVELAYLLCAAALLLPVAVWPRARTPVLARLGRGARALAAWELRRVVRFHNGAGSTSGELARTWAYLACRVPVGLAAGTILLLLVYGVATVVLMLGAWFKGGSILNSNPDAGRVSTGTILTMSLPGLVLLYLALQGLYTLSTVERALVTRFLGPSPAELRQRIEDLSTSRAGIVAAVDEERRRIERALHDGVQQRLVALGLLLGRARRGTDPARANLLLAQAHEESQDILTDLREVAWRIYPTALDNLGLRDAIARAVDHTPLPADLDLTLHPDDRPPPEVETAAYFIISEALTNTTKHANATHLSIQVTQTPTALALRITDNGKGGATPTGTGLSGLHRRVAAMDGTFHLTSPPGHGTTITAHLPYP; this is encoded by the coding sequence ATGCCACCCCCTCCCCTGCTCCGCGAGTCCCTCCTGGGCCTCGCGGGCCTGGCGCTGGGCGCGCTCACGGCCCTGGTGGAGCTGGCCTACCTGCTGTGCGCGGCGGCGCTCCTGCTCCCGGTGGCGGTCTGGCCGCGGGCCCGCACCCCGGTGCTGGCCCGCCTGGGCCGGGGCGCCCGCGCCTTGGCGGCGTGGGAGCTGCGCCGGGTGGTGCGCTTCCACAACGGCGCGGGCTCGACCTCGGGCGAGCTGGCCCGCACGTGGGCCTACCTGGCCTGCCGCGTGCCGGTGGGCCTGGCGGCGGGCACGATCCTGCTGCTGCTGGTCTACGGCGTCGCCACGGTGGTTCTGATGCTGGGCGCCTGGTTCAAGGGCGGCAGCATCCTGAACAGCAACCCGGACGCGGGCCGGGTGAGCACGGGCACGATCCTGACCATGTCCCTGCCGGGCCTGGTCCTGCTGTACCTTGCCCTGCAAGGCCTCTACACACTGTCCACAGTGGAACGAGCCTTGGTCACCCGCTTCCTGGGCCCCTCCCCGGCGGAGCTGCGCCAGCGCATCGAGGACCTCTCCACCTCCCGCGCGGGCATCGTCGCCGCGGTGGACGAGGAACGCCGCCGCATCGAACGAGCCCTCCACGACGGCGTCCAACAACGCCTGGTGGCCCTGGGCCTCCTCCTGGGCCGAGCCCGCCGGGGCACGGACCCGGCCCGCGCGAACCTCCTCCTGGCCCAGGCCCACGAGGAGTCCCAGGACATCCTGACCGACCTCCGGGAAGTGGCCTGGCGCATCTACCCCACGGCCTTGGACAACCTGGGCCTCCGGGACGCGATAGCCAGGGCGGTGGACCACACCCCGCTCCCCGCAGACCTGGACCTCACCCTCCACCCGGACGACCGCCCACCCCCGGAAGTCGAAACAGCGGCCTACTTCATCATCAGCGAAGCCCTCACCAACACGACCAAACACGCGAACGCGACCCACCTGTCCATCCAGGTGACCCAAACCCCCACAGCCCTGGCACTCCGCATAACCGACAACGGCAAGGGCGGCGCAACCCCAACGGGCACAGGCCTCTCCGGCCTCCACCGCCGAGTAGCGGCGATGGACGGCACCTTCCACCTGACAAGCCCGCCAGGCCACGGCACGACAATCACCGCCCACCTCCCCTACCCCTGA
- a CDS encoding DUF1453 family protein has protein sequence MTMSTMFNAVLVLAVVALVVSRRMRWQELAKSGKDIWVGPAVIAGVGLLQLKNKIGADTVLHPVDLLFLVAGLLAALGAGVLLGRLSEVRVADGKVFSRMGVPAVGVWVGFIAVRVLLGFLGHALGAQLSAGGGAIMLSLGASLLTQSLVLGSRTGQLVRR, from the coding sequence ATGACGATGAGCACGATGTTCAACGCGGTCCTGGTCCTCGCCGTGGTGGCGCTGGTGGTCTCCCGGCGGATGCGCTGGCAGGAGCTGGCCAAGTCCGGCAAGGACATCTGGGTCGGCCCGGCCGTGATCGCGGGGGTCGGGCTGCTCCAGCTCAAGAACAAGATCGGCGCGGACACCGTGCTGCACCCGGTCGACCTGCTCTTCCTGGTGGCCGGGCTGCTGGCCGCGCTCGGCGCCGGGGTGCTGCTCGGCCGCCTCAGCGAGGTGCGCGTGGCGGACGGCAAGGTCTTCAGCCGCATGGGCGTCCCGGCGGTCGGGGTGTGGGTGGGCTTCATCGCGGTGCGCGTGCTGCTCGGCTTCCTCGGGCACGCCCTCGGCGCCCAGCTCAGCGCGGGCGGCGGCGCGATCATGCTCTCGCTCGGGGCCAGCCTGCTCACCCAGTCCCTGGTGCTGGGCAGCCGCACCGGGCAGCTGGTGCGGCGCTGA
- a CDS encoding SGNH/GDSL hydrolase family protein, protein MVNGKIVRRAGVLGAVALAALTAFAPGALAAEQQVRHYVALGDSFTSGPLIPLPRLVPLGCARSTNNYPSLLAARIKPARFTDISCGAADTTNMAQPQSVPLGINPAQFSALSQDTDLVTVSIGGNDFSVFGSVVTKCPELRPSDPQGAPCAAHFGDELAKRIAQTELRVAEVLKGVRERAPRAKVLVVGYPRIAPATGTCPDTLPFATGDYPFLDRVEQQLNTALKNAATGAKMTFVDTYAASAAHDACKPRGVAWVNGQHTDLLAAASYHPFRTGMVGMADAVQRALTGARKG, encoded by the coding sequence GTGGTCAACGGGAAGATCGTGCGGCGGGCCGGGGTGCTGGGGGCGGTGGCGCTGGCCGCGCTGACCGCGTTCGCGCCCGGGGCGCTCGCGGCCGAGCAGCAGGTGCGGCACTACGTGGCCCTCGGCGACTCCTTCACCTCCGGCCCCCTCATCCCGCTGCCCCGGCTCGTCCCGCTGGGCTGCGCGCGCTCGACCAACAACTACCCGAGCCTGCTCGCCGCCCGGATCAAGCCCGCGCGGTTCACCGACATCAGCTGCGGCGCCGCCGACACCACCAACATGGCCCAGCCGCAGTCCGTGCCGCTGGGCATCAACCCGGCGCAGTTCTCCGCGCTGAGCCAGGACACCGACCTGGTCACGGTCAGCATCGGCGGCAACGACTTCAGCGTGTTCGGCTCGGTGGTCACCAAGTGCCCCGAGCTGCGGCCCAGCGACCCCCAGGGCGCCCCGTGCGCCGCGCACTTCGGCGACGAGCTGGCCAAGCGGATCGCGCAGACCGAGCTCCGGGTGGCCGAGGTGCTCAAGGGCGTCCGCGAGCGCGCGCCGCGGGCGAAGGTGCTCGTGGTCGGCTACCCGAGGATCGCGCCCGCCACCGGCACCTGCCCGGACACGCTGCCGTTCGCCACCGGCGACTACCCGTTCCTGGACCGGGTCGAGCAGCAGCTCAACACCGCGCTCAAGAACGCGGCCACCGGGGCGAAGATGACCTTCGTGGACACCTACGCGGCCTCCGCGGCCCACGACGCGTGCAAGCCCCGGGGCGTGGCCTGGGTGAACGGGCAGCACACCGACCTGCTCGCGGCCGCCTCGTACCATCCCTTCCGCACCGGCATGGTCGGCATGGCCGACGCGGTCCAGCGCGCCCTCACCGGGGCCCGCAAGGGCTGA
- a CDS encoding sensor histidine kinase — MRPGWYDGWALNVLVSGLLVYSLVTSDERPWWTWLVLGPAFACWVGFLALDKTRPVAAVSLAAVCSLSASALVGAPGSAATTISAVALMVFIMHRVPSLALGFTLAGVDLLLYLGSAAVWRQPLSALATSLAVLALLTLLGLVRRQQRTQQEQASRLVAEAERARLARELHDVLAHSLGALAVQLEVAEALLSDGRDPEAALARVRRSRRLAVEGLHEARQAVAALRADVPPLPTALAELAQAHERDHQTPVRLATTGTPRTLSPGAAVSLVRTAREALTNAAKHASGATVDIGLSYLDGAVCLSVRDGGGRARETVPGGGFGLTGMRERLALVGGTLTAGPDGDGWLVRAEVPE; from the coding sequence ATGCGCCCCGGGTGGTACGACGGCTGGGCCCTGAACGTGCTGGTCTCCGGCCTGCTGGTGTACAGCCTGGTGACCTCGGACGAGCGGCCGTGGTGGACCTGGCTGGTGCTCGGCCCCGCCTTCGCCTGCTGGGTGGGCTTCCTGGCCCTGGACAAGACCCGGCCGGTGGCCGCGGTCAGCCTGGCGGCGGTGTGCTCGCTGTCGGCCTCGGCCCTGGTCGGCGCCCCCGGCAGCGCGGCCACCACGATCTCCGCGGTGGCGCTGATGGTCTTCATCATGCACCGGGTGCCCAGCCTCGCCCTCGGTTTCACGCTGGCCGGGGTGGACCTGCTGCTCTACCTGGGCAGCGCCGCGGTGTGGCGGCAGCCGCTGTCCGCACTGGCCACCAGCCTGGCCGTGCTCGCGCTGCTCACCCTGCTCGGGCTCGTCCGGCGGCAGCAGCGCACCCAGCAGGAGCAGGCCTCCCGGCTGGTCGCGGAGGCCGAGCGGGCGCGGCTGGCCCGCGAGCTGCACGACGTGCTCGCGCACTCCCTGGGCGCGCTGGCCGTGCAGCTGGAGGTGGCCGAGGCGCTGCTCAGCGACGGCCGCGACCCCGAGGCGGCGCTGGCCCGGGTGCGGCGGTCCCGGCGGCTGGCCGTGGAGGGCCTGCACGAGGCGCGCCAGGCGGTGGCCGCGCTGCGCGCCGACGTGCCGCCGCTGCCCACCGCGCTGGCCGAGCTGGCCCAGGCGCACGAGCGGGACCACCAGACGCCGGTGCGCCTGGCCACCACCGGCACGCCCCGCACGCTGTCCCCGGGCGCGGCGGTGTCCCTGGTGCGCACCGCGCGGGAGGCGCTGACCAACGCCGCCAAGCACGCCAGCGGCGCGACCGTCGACATCGGACTGTCCTATCTGGACGGCGCGGTGTGCCTGTCGGTGCGCGACGGCGGCGGGCGGGCACGGGAGACCGTGCCGGGCGGCGGGTTCGGGCTGACCGGGATGCGGGAGCGCCTGGCCCTGGTGGGTGGCACACTCACCGCGGGCCCCGACGGGGACGGCTGGCTGGTGCGGGCGGAGGTGCCGGAGTGA
- a CDS encoding alpha/beta hydrolase, which translates to MTQARPALREFVERSVVSAIGALPEPAQRVIGGRPTVIDGQELHPEVQAVLRLMNLSNKENPLGGGSVAQARRQLRETTALIKGPDLPMAEIRELSVPGPGGPIRCRLYLPEHVPTPAPALVFFHGGGWVTGDLDTHDHVCRTLAQHAGVVVLSADYRLAPEHPFPAAVEDALAVFRYAVDQSASLGINPAQVAVGGDSAGGNLSIVTTQLTRHDDGPKPVFQLLFYPATDFSVRRESRLLFGRNFVLTEERMTWFESKYLANPDDVHDHRASPLLTEDLSGLPPAYLATAGFDPLRDEGEAYAARLAEAGVPVFLRRHRGLIHGFANILGIGHTGRDAVLEAAGALRMGLSFAAS; encoded by the coding sequence ATGACCCAGGCCCGTCCGGCACTGCGCGAGTTCGTGGAACGTTCCGTGGTCAGCGCGATCGGGGCCTTGCCCGAGCCCGCGCAACGCGTCATCGGAGGGCGCCCGACCGTCATCGACGGCCAGGAGCTGCACCCCGAGGTGCAGGCGGTGCTGCGGCTGATGAACCTGTCCAACAAGGAGAACCCGCTGGGCGGCGGCTCGGTGGCGCAGGCGCGGCGGCAGCTGCGCGAGACCACCGCGCTGATCAAGGGCCCGGACCTGCCGATGGCCGAGATCCGCGAGCTGAGCGTGCCCGGCCCGGGCGGTCCGATCCGCTGCCGCCTGTACCTGCCCGAGCACGTGCCCACCCCCGCGCCCGCGCTGGTGTTCTTCCACGGCGGCGGCTGGGTGACCGGCGACCTGGACACCCACGACCACGTCTGCCGCACCCTGGCCCAGCACGCGGGCGTGGTGGTGCTCTCCGCCGACTACCGGCTGGCGCCCGAGCACCCGTTCCCGGCCGCGGTGGAGGACGCGCTCGCGGTGTTCCGGTACGCGGTGGACCAGTCGGCCTCGCTGGGCATCAACCCGGCCCAGGTCGCGGTGGGCGGGGACAGCGCGGGCGGCAACCTCTCGATCGTGACCACCCAGCTGACCAGGCACGACGACGGGCCGAAGCCGGTGTTCCAGCTGCTGTTCTACCCGGCGACCGACTTCTCCGTGCGGCGCGAGTCGCGGCTGCTGTTCGGCCGGAACTTCGTGCTCACCGAGGAGCGCATGACCTGGTTCGAGAGCAAGTACCTGGCCAACCCGGACGACGTGCACGACCACCGGGCCTCGCCGCTGCTCACCGAGGACCTGTCCGGGCTGCCCCCGGCCTATCTGGCCACCGCCGGGTTCGACCCGCTGCGCGATGAGGGCGAGGCCTACGCCGCGCGGCTGGCCGAGGCGGGCGTGCCGGTGTTCCTGCGCCGCCACCGGGGCCTGATCCACGGCTTCGCCAACATCCTGGGCATCGGGCACACCGGCCGCGACGCGGTGCTGGAGGCGGCGGGGGCCCTGCGCATGGGCCTGTCCTTCGCCGCCTCCTGA
- a CDS encoding PH domain-containing protein — MTAVREPLRLRPPRYRVDPAARRWWTVQALCCVTAPAFVVAGTMATLSLLFFPGALFWLGPLLLGVLVLPSLGYLLVMPPWRYRVHAWELGERAVYSASGWFWQRRRITPLGKVQTVDTEIGPLQRRYGLATVIVTTASTAGDVRVEGLAQDEADELARRIGEAAEVEEA; from the coding sequence ATGACCGCCGTCCGTGAACCCCTCCGCCTGCGCCCGCCCCGCTACCGGGTCGACCCGGCGGCCCGCCGTTGGTGGACCGTGCAGGCCCTGTGCTGCGTGACCGCGCCCGCCTTCGTGGTCGCGGGCACGATGGCCACGCTGTCCCTGTTGTTCTTCCCCGGCGCGTTGTTCTGGCTGGGCCCGCTGCTGCTGGGCGTGCTCGTGCTGCCGAGCCTGGGCTACCTGCTGGTGATGCCGCCGTGGCGCTACCGCGTACACGCCTGGGAGCTGGGCGAGCGCGCGGTGTACTCGGCCAGCGGCTGGTTCTGGCAGCGCCGCCGGATCACCCCGCTGGGCAAGGTGCAGACCGTGGACACCGAGATCGGCCCGCTGCAACGGCGGTACGGCCTGGCCACGGTCATCGTGACCACCGCCTCCACCGCGGGCGACGTGCGCGTCGAGGGCCTGGCGCAGGACGAGGCGGACGAGCTGGCCCGCCGGATCGGCGAGGCCGCCGAGGTCGAGGAGGCGTGA
- a CDS encoding SRPBCC family protein, producing MAVRRIDVRVRSAATPARVYALVSDGTSWLAWTPFLAFELAEPERRFGYALLSGLPQRDHRAGVDLTPVDGGTEIRWHSTFRPRAPGTGWLYRRALETFIRPCAQGLAEYAARP from the coding sequence ATGGCGGTGCGGCGGATCGACGTGCGGGTGCGGTCGGCGGCCACCCCGGCGCGGGTGTACGCGCTGGTCAGCGACGGGACGAGCTGGCTCGCGTGGACGCCGTTCCTGGCCTTCGAGCTGGCCGAGCCGGAGCGGCGGTTCGGGTACGCGCTGCTGTCCGGGCTGCCGCAGCGGGACCACCGGGCGGGCGTGGACCTGACGCCGGTCGACGGGGGCACGGAGATCCGGTGGCACTCGACGTTCCGGCCACGCGCGCCGGGCACGGGGTGGCTGTACCGGCGGGCGCTGGAGACGTTCATCCGCCCCTGCGCGCAGGGTCTGGCCGAGTACGCGGCCCGCCCCTGA
- a CDS encoding glycosyltransferase family 39 protein, giving the protein MQVLERRHEVSALPEFARGPVSAVAGVLAAALLAVSGRYGYFGDELYFIAAGRHLDWGYADQGPLLPLLAWLMDSLAPGSLTVLHLPSVLFAVATTVVTALLARELGGQRRAQFLAALVCAGCPFTLGNGHLASTNGPDVLMWALAGWLLVRWVRTRADGVLLWLGPVTAVALQAKFLIVGFWLAAGLAALVFGPRDLLTRPKLWLAAGFTVLVTLPSLWWQAGHGWPQLGMTGQIAGEGELMSGGALGFLPFALFTAGLLTGVVLLVFGLLRLLRAPALRPYAFLGWAFLGVVALFLATGGRPYYVCGLFPVLWAAGAVEASRLRLAAWWRWSLTVPAALVSAAAMVFIGLPLRPVESAAGRGSTDFIATHSVGWEELADQVAAAHRNAPPGTAVITNGYWTASALAYFGPARGLPDPYSRSRGYWYFGTPPESAHSVLFVGRAQELLARNFTEVRQVGVVDTRLGGNTAAQDTPLYLATGRTRSWARLWPEMRKLA; this is encoded by the coding sequence ATGCAAGTTCTGGAGCGAAGGCACGAGGTCTCGGCGCTGCCCGAGTTCGCGCGGGGGCCGGTGTCCGCGGTGGCCGGGGTGCTGGCCGCGGCCCTGCTCGCGGTCAGCGGCCGGTACGGCTACTTCGGCGACGAGCTGTACTTCATCGCCGCGGGCAGGCACCTGGACTGGGGGTACGCCGACCAGGGGCCGCTGCTGCCGCTGCTGGCCTGGCTGATGGACAGCCTGGCGCCGGGCTCGCTGACCGTGCTGCACCTGCCGTCGGTGCTGTTCGCCGTGGCCACCACCGTGGTCACCGCGCTGCTGGCCCGGGAGCTCGGCGGACAGCGGCGGGCGCAGTTCCTGGCCGCGCTGGTGTGCGCGGGCTGCCCGTTCACCCTCGGCAACGGGCACCTGGCCAGCACCAACGGCCCGGACGTGCTGATGTGGGCGCTGGCCGGGTGGCTGCTGGTGCGCTGGGTGCGCACGCGCGCCGACGGGGTGCTGCTGTGGCTGGGCCCGGTCACCGCGGTCGCGTTGCAGGCCAAGTTCCTCATCGTCGGGTTCTGGCTGGCCGCCGGGCTGGCCGCGCTGGTGTTCGGGCCCCGCGACCTGCTCACCCGGCCGAAGCTGTGGCTGGCCGCCGGGTTCACCGTGCTGGTGACGCTGCCGAGCCTGTGGTGGCAGGCCGGGCACGGCTGGCCGCAGCTGGGCATGACCGGGCAGATCGCCGGCGAGGGCGAGCTGATGAGCGGGGGCGCGCTCGGCTTCCTGCCGTTCGCGCTGTTCACCGCGGGTCTGCTGACCGGGGTGGTGCTGCTGGTGTTCGGCCTCCTCCGGCTGCTGCGCGCACCGGCGCTGCGGCCGTACGCCTTCCTCGGCTGGGCCTTCCTCGGTGTCGTGGCGCTGTTCCTGGCCACCGGCGGGCGGCCGTACTACGTGTGCGGGCTGTTCCCGGTGCTGTGGGCGGCCGGTGCGGTGGAGGCCTCCCGGCTGCGCCTGGCGGCCTGGTGGCGGTGGAGCCTGACCGTGCCCGCCGCGCTGGTCTCCGCCGCGGCCATGGTCTTCATCGGGCTGCCGCTGCGGCCGGTGGAGAGCGCGGCGGGCCGGGGCTCCACCGACTTCATCGCCACGCACAGCGTCGGCTGGGAGGAGCTGGCCGACCAGGTCGCCGCCGCCCACCGGAACGCCCCGCCCGGCACCGCGGTGATCACCAACGGGTACTGGACGGCCTCCGCGCTCGCCTACTTCGGCCCCGCGCGCGGACTGCCCGACCCGTACAGCCGCTCACGCGGGTACTGGTACTTCGGCACCCCGCCGGAGTCCGCGCACTCGGTGCTGTTCGTGGGCCGCGCGCAGGAGCTGCTGGCGCGGAACTTCACCGAGGTCCGCCAGGTCGGCGTGGTGGACACCCGGCTGGGTGGCAACACCGCGGCACAGGACACCCCGCTGTACCTGGCCACCGGACGCACGAGGAGCTGGGCGCGGCTGTGGCCCGAGATGAGGAAGCTGGCATGA
- a CDS encoding DedA family protein, with protein sequence MFDRIITWVTDLMTTLGAPGAGLAIALENLFPPLPSEVFLPLAGFTASRGGMGLLAAIVWTTIGSVVGALALYYLGALLGRDRTRAIAARLPLVKVEDLDRTEAWFAKHGVKAVFFGRMIPVFRSLVSVPAGIERMSIPTFLLFTALGSLIWNTIFVLAGYYLGENWTLVETYAGILSKIVLGVAALAITAFVITRLRRRTRQRQDA encoded by the coding sequence ATGTTCGACCGAATCATCACCTGGGTCACCGACCTCATGACCACGCTGGGTGCCCCGGGCGCGGGTCTGGCCATCGCGCTGGAGAACCTGTTCCCGCCCCTGCCCAGCGAGGTGTTCCTGCCGCTGGCGGGCTTCACGGCCAGCCGGGGCGGTATGGGGCTGCTGGCGGCCATCGTGTGGACCACGATCGGCTCGGTGGTGGGCGCCCTGGCCCTCTACTACCTGGGCGCCTTGCTCGGCCGCGACCGCACCAGGGCCATCGCGGCCCGCCTCCCCCTGGTCAAGGTCGAGGACCTGGACCGCACCGAGGCGTGGTTCGCCAAACACGGCGTGAAGGCCGTCTTCTTCGGCCGCATGATCCCGGTCTTCCGAAGCCTGGTCTCCGTCCCGGCGGGCATCGAACGCATGTCCATCCCCACCTTCCTCCTCTTCACCGCCCTGGGCAGCCTGATCTGGAACACGATCTTCGTTCTGGCGGGCTACTACCTGGGCGAGAACTGGACCCTGGTGGAAACCTACGCGGGCATCCTCTCCAAGATCGTTCTGGGCGTGGCCGCGCTGGCCATCACCGCCTTTGTGATCACCCGCCTCCGCCGCCGAACCCGCCAGAGGCAAGACGCCTGA